The DNA region tctttcatttttgttggtttgttttgtagACGTCTTCACTGCTGTGTGTCCAGTCTCAAATGAGCGCCACGTACTCGACTGACTGGACATGAGCAACATAAAACTCAGTTAGTGATCATGTGCCCCCTGGCAGAATGGTGCCCTGAGTGGAGAGCCAATCATCCATATCAGAAGCATCTAAttaaaatgtgtgcaaatcaAAAGGCCTAAATAGCCCAAAAATCAAATTCAGAAAGTTGTTCTACCACTTTTATCaaaattaaagcattaaaaaaaaaaaaaaaacaccattacATAATAGGAGCCTTTTCAAGTATTTTAAATACCTGCAGGAATCTgatttcaattattttagaGGTTTTATGGAAGCAATGTTGGAAAAGATGAGTAAGGAGTTGCAGTACAGCTCTAAGCTCTTgcagttatataaaaaaaactgttttcagcaaatcacaaatatgaaaataaacaactcaacatttttccacaaattgAGATGGATATCAACCTGCCAGTATGGATTCTTCCCCGTTTTTGTGTCGACTAGTCACTTACCAATGTTGTGTATTTTGATGTTCGGCCTGACTGTGTAGTCGGGAGAAGTTTGACTGGAGTCGTCATCTGCCTGAGAGGCTGAGGAACccaacagagacacacagatggagagaaaagggaaaagaaaaacagaggagaaaacaattatgggagagacacacacacacacagagagagaaaagtgagATTTGCAGCATGATCAATCTGTGTACATTAATCGGTCAGCTTGGTGGAGTTAAAGTGGATTGGAGAAACAGTTAAGAAATTGTGGACGGTAAATCCAGACTGCGCCTGGAGgatttaaagaatttatttaggCAGTGCAGGACAAAAATCATTACTTTGACTGTTTGTCTAGACTTGGAATTAAATCCAGTTTGCTTTTTGAATGGATGACATGTGGGTTTGCTTATGTAGGCATGAATGGATTAACAGTGAGCAGCAGTACAACTATACAAAAATAGCAGCAGTATGCTCTACTTTATAGCAATGTCTATAATTCTGActagaaactaaaaataaaggaaggaaGTTTGTGATAATAAAGCTGTGACCAAGGCATTGGGGTACACTAAGGAAAACTGAGCAGAAGCAGTGCTGACTGGAAATGATGGAAAGCCTTTAATCCACAAAGATGATGGAAATGCAAATTACCGCAACTTGGCTCAGACCTAACCAAGCTTAAATGTATGCTGAGCTGTTTCTCAGCTAAGAAAACCTCTGAAGGTGAAGACCTTCCCCACtgagctcctccagactagcggtaGCAGCAACCAGCAAACACCGGTGGAACTGCACAGTAATTTACTTATATGAACTACAAAGCTCCAAAGAACGGTTGTAAACAGCATCAGTGGCAGCATGGAGAAACATTGAAACtgagtgtcagaaagagtaggaggttcttaaagagacggagcccaatttcaaggtgtcagatttatttcaagttgtttttgatatgtgcagcattttcataacaactggaGGTCAGatagttacttaattgtgaTATAAAATTGCATCATACGCTTGGAAAATACATACATAATACCCCCTTTAGCAGGTGTTAATAGTTTAGAGTAAAGGCTCTTTTCTCTAAAAAGAAAACGTTTGTGAACTCTTTTGAATATGACCGTCAAATGTGAGGACATCTGTCCAGCAGCTGAAGTCTGACTGCAACTAGGTCATAAAAACCACAATGttcaaaacacagcagcaaaccTACAacaaactctccaaacaccggACGTCCTTTCAAAGAATTAATTATAACTTTAATTTAAGACCTGCGCTACATGTAAACTTTAAGCTTCCCTTAATAAATACTGAATAATATTTCACCTGTTAAATATTGTAAGCAAAGTAAATAAACCTTTGTCAAATACgattatgttttaaaacattggtagtgttttaagaccattttctGCTTATATGGTGAACCTCGTAATTGCTCCTCCTGATGGGGTTCAGTCAACATATCAACATTGTAAAACGTCAACTATGCCACAATAAAAGAGCTGAATTATGTACTCAGAACATTTGAGTTTCTTTTCTTGAACACTCAAAAGCCAGTTTcagaagcagagaaaaagacTGATGAAGCAGTAATTTAGCAGACACACAAATTTAAGACATAACTAACTATTTAAGATGTAATATGGAAAATCTGCATAAATTTAGGACTACAAGACACCGCAGCAACTCTGGTATTgaactgaggaaaaaaagataataaatagattttatattttttagctgTAAAAATCAAACCTGAACAGCAGCATTGAAATTATTGTCTTGTTTAGGCCATTTGCTAAACAACACCAatgatttttggtgtctgaaaaatgagccGAGCCTGTGACTTGTTTCCTGTTGATGCACAGACAGAAGCAATGCTTTGCATTAGCTAACTCATCATTATTCTCCCCTCTGTCTCATCTTGAAGCCTTGTTCTGTCAGGGTTAAAGCAGGCAACAAAAGAGAACGAAGGGCAGCTGAAGTCAATAACACTTCTGAAAGCGAGCTGTAAAAATGACAGGATGTCATGAACCCTTCAATGCATGTGCACACATCAGACAAATTGACGGCAGAAATGTGCAGACAGACATGAAACGCCCTCAAACGCTTTAGCACAACAACACAGATGCAAATGGAGGTGCATCAACAGATTGGCAGCGACAATGGGGTGTGTTAAGGTGATCTGTACATGGGGAATGACACTGGCCTCAGAGTGGGATGTATTAGTGCTGACAAGGTTAGAAGAGAGGGGGAGGGAGAGCTTTCTGTACCACGCTGCCTGATCAAAGGCCTGCAGGGGAGAGCGCAGACTACCAGGgtaaaaataacacacacactaTACAGAGCAGCAGGgatcagagaggaagaaagagagtCGGGGAGATAGGTGGAGGGGGTGGTCAAGAAGAAAGCTGAGGAAGGGGAGTGACAGACGGAGGGGAGGGCAGAGAGATCTGAATCTCACagttgaatgtatttttttcttctctctacATCTTTTGTAGATCTTCATGAGAGCATGTCAGTCACAGAATGAGACGGAGCATTACTGTAATAGAACAGACAGGGAATAACATCAGGCTGCCATTCTCAAAGAGCTGCTTTGAGAGAGAAAACTGCATCATCAAAACCTCGTCAAGGCAGCACAAGGCAGATGagcctccctccctctctcttcctGAGACACAACTCTTAGATCTTCTTTATTTATTGCTCTGTCTGCAGCTTTCTGACTCTTTGTTTCTCTATTTGTGGAACGACAAACAGACATGAGCAGACTGGCGAGTGTTAGCAGAGTCGTCTCACCAGTGGAGCAGCAGACGAAGACCCTCAGTCTCAGGCAGCTGTGGCCGTGATGGTGGATGGGTGTGGCTAAAACAGAGAACAAACATacataaaatgtcaacattgtGCCCTCTGCAGGCCACATCATTCTTACGGCCTTGTCCatagctcctccagagttatcaCCATCCGATTGACTGGTTCCCTGGTAAATCCTTGTTCCACCTTTCAGCTTAGGTGGACGGCCATGTCTTGGTAGATTTGCAGTTGTGCCTTTCTGTTCATCTTCAAATGATGGACTGAATAGTGCCCTTcagagcttttgttttgtttcataatgTAATCCTGCAAtcaacttctccacaactttatccttGGGCTGTctggtaagttttttttttggttttcaagatgctgtttttttccactAATGTTCTTTATCAAACCCCGAAGGCCTTAAAAAAGCAGCTGTAATTATACTAAATTACACACAACCGCACTCTATTTACTGACTACAACTTCTAAAGGAAAATGGTAAATAGACATTGAATaatcattcacccattcacgcACACACTCACGCACAAATGGTGGCAAGTTATACTGAACTTCAGCTGTAACAGAACATTTAGCCATtattttcctcccacttcacaACTCTGCACTCCTTGTGATGATCTAGCACATAAATTCccactaaaataaattaaagttgtggTTCTAATGAGACAAAATCTGAAGAAGTTCAAGAGGTGTGATCATTTTTGCAAGGCTCAGTACACAAACTACACAAACTGCAGCACCAGGAAACTCAAATGTCCTCAGCTAAACTTCGACAATCTATTACCAAAACCCACACGGCATCAATACACGTGGGCGAAGAGACGCTCTAAATTACGGCCTCGGATCACAATATTGGACGTGCAGCACCCTCAGGCCTTTTCCATCCATCACAATGAGCTAGTGACTCACAGATGTAGTAGTACTCCTGGCCCACGGTGAACTCGTAGCCCAGCGAGAAGGCGCTGTACCGCTGGAACTTCTCAGAGAACTTGATGGGCGTGTGCGGCGCGTGGGGCCGGTTGCACTCCCAGCGTTTGACACCCATCTGGGGGTTGCAGGTGTAGTAGCCCCGGTAGTTCACCATGTAAAGGATGTACTGCTCGGCCACCACGCGCTCCAGAGTCCCACGCTGGCTGGTGTTGTAGTGCGGGCAGTAGATGTCCAGGTAGTCGTTGACGCTGACTTGCACGGTGTATCCCTCTCTCCGAAGCCTGAAcattaaaacacagacacagatcTGGATGAGAAGCTGCGGTTAATAAGAATTCATCATGCATTTCAGAAGAACGTTTGGCtgggaaaatgacaaaatgtctgAGGCCGCATTCACACCAttcctgtttagtctgctttaatcaaactccagttggCTTGGGGAGACGTGAATGCGCAATCGACAAAGGAGGTtttgcagcgccaccacaggcgaggagggtgAATGGGTTTTCATTTGACACTAGCTCCATTTCCagtacaaatgtgtgcaaaactttgttgatattccccTAATGTTGGGAAAACACAGTTTCGCAGCTGCGGTCTTTCCATTAATTAAGATCATAAATAAGTTCATgataagtaattaaaaacatacaagGCCATCATAGTCCTATCACTTTTCATCgtctttttcatcttttggTAATAACATCCCGTTGCTGATCACATAACTGTGTGAtgcaaaaagtgtttccattgcagttttgggTGAATTGTTGCTCATCCAAAGCATCAGCTTTCTATTGGAAAACTTGACTTTTAGTTTtcaaaattggtgtgtttctgtCAAGCAAatttattctttgcaaaatgttaTCATCAATGGACCCACAGCTATACAGTGCAGGGTGAAAGCAAACTACAGtggctgaaaatgcaacaagtgttgcaattttggtccccaatcaagtGTTAAAACACCCTAActtaattattctatttttagaaaaaaaaactaataaatagaTACTATGattacacaaaaaatgtaaataaaatatcaggTTTTCAAATGTACGTAGCAGTAAAGCAGGAATACCATCTTCACATCAATAAACAATAGAGGCTATTATAGAGGCACACAAGTGCAGTTTGGACCCTCCACGTGTGAAAACACGTTTCCTCACTTAATGCATCCTGGCGAGGGCCGAGGATCATGCTGGGAATGATAATCTGTCCTCCTAGGTGTTAACACCTGCCCTGAGCACGTTCGTGTCATTGAGGTAGAAGGAGATCTTGTCAGGGGCGATGTGTGTTCTGGATGCAGAGGAACCGGTCTGCACGTTGTACCCATCATAGAGCTCGCTCCTCAGGGAGCCGTTACGAGCGGATGAGCTTCTGTTCGCAGGCAGGCAGGCACAGCCTCTCTGTGGTCAAGCAGATGTGATGGTAACATAACCCTCTCAACTGACTTTAAGCCCCTCACTGAACAGCTGCGAGGGTGCTGTGACTGCTGTTACCTACACTGTGAGTAAAACTGAGTACATCTATTATGTAGATTACACAGTCTGTAATTAGACAAAGTAGAAATCATTACAAAGGCTCCTGCAGGTGAGCTGATGAGATGGGAATTGCCCTCGGCTGCAGTGATGTGTACCCGCTCTAACTAACTGTAATGACTCCTTTCTACCATTAGGTGGAGATATTGTGCTGAACATAAGGTCCAACGTGTCCATGATTCCCTATGCAACAATATTTATCTCTTGGTTGTCTTCTCCTCCATACACATCATCTGTTCTGGTCCTATAGCAGCACTTACACAGTCATAACTATCCATCATAATGCTTCTTACAACGATGTCAGACTCATTACACGTTTAGGCCTCCACAGTTTTGattgttgaattaaaaaaaataatggcagGAATGGCATAAacctctccttttctctcttcatGTCTCACTATCGAGCATGCTACAACTGCACCTTTTGTTTCTAGATTGTTATCCTTTTAGTCATTTACCCACATGCTGAGGCAGATGTTTATCTACTTTTTAATGgctcctcttctttttctggCCATCAATCTTATCTGTACTTTCTGTCCCCGTTGCTGGAGATGTGAGATGACAGACTTTTGTCTCGCAGCGATGCAGGAAGAGACGACGCAGCCACGCTTTGCAGGGACTATATTTAGTGAGACTGGGCTGGGGGGAATATGGTGGAGGAGATAGGGGTGAGTGATGAGATGTGTATAAAAAGTTAGAGGGAGTCAAGTGTTGTGTAAAAAGTAAGGAAGAGTTATTATCCTAGAGGATGGTAGTGTGTTTGACTAACGCTGAAACTACCGAAGGAGGGTTTATGGCTGACTATTTCTGAAAAATAGAAAGGCTTTTTTCTGTGATACCTAGAAGTGCCAGTTAGGTATTAAAAGGCAGTCCACCTTGAGATTTGCAAGTAAAGACACCAGAAAAATGCTAATTGCAAAGGAGAGGCTACCAAAGTGGctcatttgcacattttaatgaGGTTAAAACCACATTAGCTTATATTAACGTTCATACATCAATCAGTCTCACAACTTATTAAAAAGAACTTTGAAGAGAGGATAGTTTTCCCTCCCACAGAGCTCCATACATTACCCTAAAAGAATGTATGCAGAAATTTCAGCATGTTATGTTTCAGGGTTCTGAAATTATGTAAAAccaattcacaaaaaaattagctaaaattatAAAAGATCTGAGAACCAATAGATTCAAATGTATTATTAACTGAACAGCTAAGACAAAATGTAAGGACTAGTGGACACCATTGTTAACAGCACCAATTCTCATTACTGTTATAATGACAATACTATGGGTCATTTTTATCAGATGTatagagatagatagatattatAATACAAAAATTGGAAAGGGGCAAACTGAGCTTTAGTAAATTTTTGTCctttaggttttctttttaacctaTTGGAAATATTATCTCATGTAGAATAAGAATAGACTTTGGCATGTAAGACGTATTTtccacaaagatttttaaagtaCTTATTTGCGTCATTTCTGGGACACATATCTGCAGTTCAGgacataaaaatacaactaaagATTTTAGATTTACAAAGTTACCTTTTATTGACccttataaaaatgtaacacattCAAACTACATAATTAACTCTAAAGGGAACAGACCAACTAATAAACAGAACATAATGGCTGCAAAACCAAAAGCTTTCTGGTATTTTTGTGCAGAAAGTGTATTTATGTTGAAAATTCTTcccaagggaaaaaaaaacattgtccaCCATGTTTTCAGCTTACACAGCTGACTGACAGCTTGCAGCAACatgtgggggaggggcatcGATGCTCTGTGCTGATCAAAACTATATATAAGTTTCCACTATCTTTGGaatccaaataaaaagaaacttgaGCCACAAGAACAGCATGATGgaacagctttttcaaaattgtgATGCAACTAAAGCCGAAACAGACTTGCTTTAACTCATTAACCAAACCTCAACTGCAGAAGAGCCATTTGTTTCAAGCATAATCAGCACCAGAGCGAAACGAGGAGAAAAGAAATAGCGAGCCAGACGAGAGAAGAAAGCAAGAGCAAAGGATGGAGAGAAATTATGTAGAGTGTGTGGgtgagaggaagagaggagtcCCCCTCAGGTGTTTTCCGTTATATAAGCCATCCACTTAGTGGCACAAGACAAAAAGGTCGCAGGGTAGAGAGAAATGAAGAGCAGACAGGAGAAGAAAAGTAAAGAGATGGATGGGTAAGCTAGACTTAATAAGTTAAGATAGGATGAGGAGAAGAGAAGGGAACAGTGAGGGGAAAAATGCACTgaatgacaatgacaataaaaggaCAGGAAGGTCCAGAAAGAGACATAATGCTTTTCTGGAATGAACATACATGGTAAAAGAGCCTTAAAGAGACCGATGGctctctttcatacattttttttttcctgcagctctttcactttcctcctctttctgccCTGCATTGTCTCTGCCGTGATTTTGCTGTCTCATCATCATTTCTCTACGAGTGGGCGTGCACAGCTAGTTAGTAAAGGCTGCACAAGCTGGTGAAGACTGCCAGGGGAGGCAGCTTGCAGGGGGTGGAGTGAAAGAGCAGGGGGAGAGGTGGAGTAAATGAAGAGGACAAGAGGATGAGACAAAGATAGCACCACTATACCATACACATCTGCACAGAAGGGAGTCTTTGGAGaatacagagcaataaataacAGCGGTGAGGTCGGGATACAGTAGGAGACACTTGTGCTGCTAACAGAACATTTGGAGCTActgcattaaataaatgtaataaaaaataaatctgaaaataaattcagatatAAATATAACACATCTGTATGTTGCTTCATACAGATATGAAGCAATGCTATTATTTAATGATGTCATAAAACATGCgcaaaaaaattaagaaacatgTTATAAATAATACCACTTTTTTTAAGattaagaaaatggaaaaacaaagtgtAACCAGACTAAGTTGACGACAACACTCTTTGCTGTGTTGATTCTGAAGACGCAACAAAGTCTAAACACAATTAATTGTTAGACCGATAAACGTCTCTCCAGTTCCATACTGTTGTGCTAAAAGACTGCCATAGAAATattatctgtctgtctgtctatgtaaataatgaagagcccactgcactgaaccccactgaaaacctcctggttattccacctaatattgatttctgaactcttcctgagttaaaacattagtattgttgtttctaaatgaatataaacttgttttctttgcattatttgagatctgaaagcactgcatcttttttgttattttcaccttttctgcaaataaattcaaaatttttgcttggaatttcagagacatgttgtcagtagttcatataATAAaggaacaatgttcattttgctcaaacatatgcctataaaaagtaaaatctgagaaACTAATCATTTTAAGTGGTATATCaagtttttccagagctgtacagtatacatgtactgtatatatattcaCCTTTTTTATGGATGCCAGTAGTAGGCAGTACTGGAAGCGTAAATAAATTGCCAGTGACATTGATCGTGAtaacttcttgtttttaaaataaatacttttcccCACTCTATTAATTTCTAGATTATAATAGAGATATTAAAGGGAACATGTCATGGAAAATCTACTATTTTACCCCTTAAATGGATTTTGTCGTGTACTTGGAGTCTTTAGGAGtgtaaaaaaagttatttagtCTCTCCTGGTGCAGCCTAGCTTTAGTTAAATTCTGCCTTggtcatattttttaaaatttgttcatGTTGTCTCTATTCTATTGCCGTTTTCTCTTCTTTCCCATTAAATAGTTGTAGCTCTACAGCTAAACCTTCAAAGGGTTTGAAAGTCCTATATAACTCtgatgtcatttcatttcattactatcaatgtaaaaaaaaaaaaaaaggccaaacaTGGTGGAGTGGAATGCTCTGGAGAGCAGCAGGGTGTTAAATGCCTTAGTTTCATTTAAAGGGACCAAACCAAAACAAGTTGCTCTCAGATGCACCTCAGATCAGGAGTAAAAGAGAGGCCTGTGCAGTTACAATAACAAGGATCTGAGAGCAAAGCTTTGCAGTCCCACTTTATATAGTTTTACAGCTTCATTACCAGGATGGCTTCATGCAGttgataaaatcatttttttctgctctctACCATAAAAAAGCCTAAAGGACAGTTTGCAACCATCAGTTTGTGACCATAAAGCTTAATGGGTAATGCTGCAGCAGGACTATGATCCAAAGTACCGGCATGTCCATCTCTGAAAGCATCacaaagtttaaacttaaatttgattttttttttaaaaattaagtctaaagtataaaaaattctgcaaagaagtTTGGGCTATGGGAGTTGTTGCAGAAATGGatttttcttaaagagacatgCATTACTTGGTTCCCCTGCTGCTTTTCATGCTTCTGCATCTTTAAAGCAAATATGAAAATGGTTTTTATAAACAACAAATGACATAACACAAATAGGTCTTCATTGCCAAAGTAATCTATAATTAATTATCAGGGTAATTTGTTTTGATCTACTTTCGTTATGCTTGTGATAATAAATTAGGAgagtgtaaaatgtaaaaaccctGCAGGTATGCTTTTGCAACATTCCCACAAGACGCAGTGTTGCAAGATGCTCTCTCAGTAGCGATGAGGTCAGCTCGACAACATCAACGATGACCTTAAAAGGCCCTCCCCAGGGTAATCAACATCAGCCTCATCAGGAGGATAAACCAAGGCTTTACAAACCGATGTAGCTCAAATGCCACTCACCAGGCCTCTGCTTACCCCCGCTAAGACGCTTACAATCAAGTTGGACAAGCAACactctgctgtttttctctttacGTCAGCAACTCATTACTCGGGCACTATGTGTCCAAAAAGACACAGACAAAACCTGCACATGCACACAAGCTCAATCTCCAGTGAGTCATCCCTGATTGAGTTAACGCTGCAATTAACGGGCCAGTTTACGACGCTTCGATCCAAAATGGAGGACTGAGAAAGAAACGAGTGCTGAGCAAGTTAGTGGGAAGAGGCCGACGCTGCCTCCCTCCTCTGTTGCTATTAAACCGCAGGGAGACATTCATCGCTCTCTTTCATAACCTTTCAGCCACTCTGGCCTCACAAAAACCgatgaacattttttatatatatttattttccatctctCCCCATCCTTacttttggctgtttttttttttacatgtttaggTTCAGTTTTATTATAAGAACactttgtaataaatgtttaacattaCCAATAACTGCAATGAGGATCTGAGCATTAAAGCATCTCTTTGACCCCATGTGAGCATAGATTTCTGCTTAAGTAATTGTGAGTCAAGGACACCTTGACAGAGTTGTCCTTTTTCTAACCAATTACTTCGACAGCAATTTATTGATTTCTGTTCTCTGACTGGCCTTACCTGAAACACAGACAGTTTTTCTGCTGCTCCTTGAAGATTTACGTCAGAATTACAATCTGAGGCAGAAAGCAGAGATCTGGGGAGAAGTATTGACACTGAACATCACAATGAGCTCATCATCCCCATGGTGAGACACGGGGGTGGCAGCaacatgctgtggggatgctttctTCAGAAGAGGCAGGGAGGATTATTTGTGTTGATAGGAAGATGCATGGAGCTTAATACAGGGGAGTcctgacagaaaacagagaatGGGACTGGAGCTCATCCTCCAAATTCAACTGAGAATCTGAAGCAAGAAAACTGAGGCTTACAGAGAGAGGCTCTCTAACTAATCTGATTAAGCTTGAGccattttgaaaagaataatgAGCATAAAAATGTCTCTAAATGCTGGAAGAGACTTAAAGGAGTTGGTTTTACAAAGTATCAACATGGTGAGAATGAATACATAAACAAGTCACAGATATCAGGttggtattttttaaaacatttgaaaactgtcCATAATTTCTTTACACTTCTCAGTGAAAGAAGTGTTGGTCTACTAAATTAAAACCCAGTGAATTACATTGAATATTGTGCTTCTTAAGTGATACAAATGTGAAACAGTCTAGTATGAAGTATAAATACTTTTCCGAGCTACTGAAATAATCGTGAACCTATTGTTTAATCACTGGGATTTTAGATTAAACTTCAAAAACTGCTTGCAGACATTTGCAGATCTGAGACATGTTGAAATGCCAAAGCTTTCAGATGAAGAATCATTCTGGTAATTGATACATTTGTGAGAAGTTGTCTGGTCATGACATTTACTCGGCATGCCAACAAAGATAAACTGAAAcagcttcataaataaaacaataaccaGTCAGAGCTGCAGTCCCACCCTGACAATTGCTAGATGTTATCAATCCAGTGTCTTATCTGTGAGTCCCCCTCTTATGGGAGCGAGTAGGGAGAGCTACAGATGGTTCATGCCACCCTGATAGCTGAAAGTGGACGTTTTAGTAAAATTGAAGCAATGTCTTCCTCTCTGTGGTTCAGCTGCTTTGTGACTGTTTCCTTCAGCATCACTTCAAATATGTCTGAGTTTTAGAGATCCGTCCATCTCCTCAGTACCacacataaaaatgacaatttttttcataaatgacCCAGATTTATGTAACTACTAACCTTTAAATCTATCTAAACTATATTTTTATGCCATTAGCTGGTAACCAATTTTTCCTAAAGCTGTGGCTAAAATTATTGTTGTAATTGATTATcctgacgattaatcgagtaatcagatttctttcaaaaagaaagaaacaaaacaatacatcTACACTTTTCAGAATCCAGATACAGAAACTGTTTCATGTCTGCCAAATAAATAATAGCTGGGGTGAAATTCAGCCTTCAGGTTTTGCTTCTCGTcaccaaaatatgaaaactgaaCATACGTATAGTCGGGCAACGGAGCGTTGATTAAACAGACGCAAACAGACGACTTCAGATGTTTGTTTGAGTTGTAGTTGTGAAAGTAACGAAACATGATTAACATAATAATGAGACTTCAGCATCTTCATCCTCTAATTCAATCATTTGCAAAGCAATATGAGTTACAGTCAGCTTTACTTGAAGGGAATATGAACTGGCATCTCTTTTGTAATAATACATACACTTTATGATGTTGTTTACTTATTAGGCTTGcacaaaataagtttaaatatcagacaaaaacacagttaaaaatTGAACATT from Xiphophorus hellerii strain 12219 chromosome 13, Xiphophorus_hellerii-4.1, whole genome shotgun sequence includes:
- the efna3a gene encoding ephrin-A3, producing MALVTFSLSLVTLVLTNLHLSRASSRHAVYWNSSNLQLRREGYTVQVSVNDYLDIYCPHYNTSQRGTLERVVAEQYILYMVNYRGYYTCNPQMGVKRWECNRPHAPHTPIKFSEKFQRYSAFSLGYEFTVGQEYYYISTPIHHHGHSCLRLRVFVCCSTASQADDDSSQTSPDYTVRPNIKIHNIDEFNPEVPKLEKSVSGSSPSRDRLLLTVATMLVLAVLLS